The region TATAATGTTATTCCAAACTTTATCGGCACCAACTTTTGTAAATGATGATTTTATAACCGGGTTAAATTTACTATACAAAGCTGTTTTGGTTGTTTTTTGTAAATATTGGGTAGCTGCATTTTTATTGCCCATTAAAATTGCAGTAGCATCACTAATTGTCATGCTGGTAATTGCATTTACAAAAATAGGGGTAGCTTCTTTTACTGCGTTACTTGCCGCTTTATTTAACGATTTTATACCCTCATCGGCTAAGCTGCCTAAACCAATATCTCTTAAGGTTTTTTCAACTTTTTGTAATTCACTTGGTAAACCAATTTTTACTAAAGAGTTATTGTAAAAACCATCGGTTTTTGTAAGGTTAACAACTTGTTTGTCAATGCCTTGTTGTAAAGCTTCTTTTAAACCTGCAGCAATCTGGGTTTGCCCAACGCCGCCTGTTTCAAGTATTTGTGGTAATTGGTTTGCAACTTGTTGTAAGCTGGTGCAGCTGTTTAAAATTAAAGCAGTAACTGCAATAGGAATGATCATTTTTTTCATACTAAATTTTTTATGAGATGCTTGTAAAATAATTGCGCAACAAATCTCTGTTAATCTTAGAAGGTGTAAATATTTCTAAAATTTGAGGTTGCGTATTTTGTGAGAATAACAATTTCAATGCCAGTTTTAATTCTTCTTCATTAATTGCCGATAAATAATTAAAATGATACATTTTTGCTAAATGTTCCGCCGTTAATTGATGCTCGGTTTCAAAAAAGGTATTAAAAGTTGTGTTTTCTTGATGGCCTGGTAAAATTCTAAAAATACCGCCGCCACTATTGTTTACAATAATAATTTTAAAATTGTTAGGTATGTAGTTGTTCCACAGTGCGTTACTGTCGTAAAAAAAACTAATATCACCTGTTAGTAAAACAACTGGTTTTTGGCTTGTTACAGCTGCACCTATTGCGGTAGATGTTGACCCATCAATACCACTTGTACCACGGTTACAAAAAACAGCTACCGATTCATGATTTTCAAACAATTGTGCATACCTAATTACAGCACTATTACTTATTTGAAGTTGAATGTTTTCGGGTAAATTTTCCCAAATAATTTGAAACGATTTTAAATCAGAAAAAGGTATTGTTGTTAAATATTGATTGTGTTTTACTTTGCGTTGTTCCATTATTTTATGAAAAGTAGAAGCATAGTTTGATTGTTTGATACTGATGTGTTTTTTTAACTCGTTCACAAATTCATTAGCAGTTGCTATAATATGTTTAGTTAAAATTCCAAAAGTATCGTAAGCACGTAAAGGATCAATATGCCAATGACTTTTTGCTGGGTGGTTTCTAAGCAATGCTTTTATTCTTTTAGAAACAATCATTCCACCAAAAGTAATTAAAACATCGGGCTTAAAATTTTCAATTTCATCATTAGTAAAACCAGTAATTAACGTATCAATATTTGAAACGATGTTTTTGTGATGTAGATTAGAATTTATTTCGGTTAAAATAGTAACATTAGGTAAATTAGCAATAAAATCTAAATTGCTTTTTGATAATATTTCAGGGTTTTGTGAACCTACTAAAATTACAATTTTTGATGCTTGCTGAATTTCAGTTAAATCAAAATTGTTAGTTATAGCAGAATCTAAAATATTGATGTTTTCTGTAATTTGAGATTGATAACTTAGCGAACTTACCGTATTGTACAAAGGCTCTTCAAAAGGAACATTAATATGTACGG is a window of Myroides sp. JBRI-B21084 DNA encoding:
- the menD gene encoding 2-succinyl-5-enolpyruvyl-6-hydroxy-3-cyclohexene-1-carboxylic-acid synthase, translating into MNYPEIPLAQSILQLFKAKEIKHIIISPGSRNAPLTIGFTSDPYFTCYSIVDERCAAFFAMGIAQQINKPTAVLCTSGSALLNYYPAVAEAFYSQIPMIVVSADRPTSKIDIGDGQTIRQRNVFENHSLFNANLSEEASLTNDVLIQKAISVAVNKKGPVHINVPFEEPLYNTVSSLSYQSQITENINILDSAITNNFDLTEIQQASKIVILVGSQNPEILSKSNLDFIANLPNVTILTEINSNLHHKNIVSNIDTLITGFTNDEIENFKPDVLITFGGMIVSKRIKALLRNHPAKSHWHIDPLRAYDTFGILTKHIIATANEFVNELKKHISIKQSNYASTFHKIMEQRKVKHNQYLTTIPFSDLKSFQIIWENLPENIQLQISNSAVIRYAQLFENHESVAVFCNRGTSGIDGSTSTAIGAAVTSQKPVVLLTGDISFFYDSNALWNNYIPNNFKIIIVNNSGGGIFRILPGHQENTTFNTFFETEHQLTAEHLAKMYHFNYLSAINEEELKLALKLLFSQNTQPQILEIFTPSKINRDLLRNYFTSIS
- a CDS encoding DUF4197 domain-containing protein; translation: MKKMIIPIAVTALILNSCTSLQQVANQLPQILETGGVGQTQIAAGLKEALQQGIDKQVVNLTKTDGFYNNSLVKIGLPSELQKVEKTLRDIGLGSLADEGIKSLNKAASNAVKEATPIFVNAITSMTISDATAILMGNKNAATQYLQKTTKTALYSKFNPVIKSSFTKVGADKVWNNIITKYNAIPTVKKVNPDLTDHVTQQALAGVFTMIEKEEANIRTNVSARSTNVLKTVFAMQDKK